The sequence AACACACGTTTTTATGCGCATCCTCGGGTgccttcttctttttcctctgTATTTACGGCGGAGTGGACGCCACAAAGTGTATTACGGCCCTCCACTGGTTTTTATTGCAACTAttagccttttcacactctggaagtgcgcaaggggtcataggtcgagagggataaaaacatcaacaagctCGTTCACTCCTTTGATATATCCAACCTAACGACGTTTGTAAgtttattccagagatctttagtgttttaatagtatttataatattaatattacatacAGTTGTGTTCAAAATTATTCAACCCCCACTGCAATGAAGTGTTTTAGCAAgtttgaaattgattttttatctTGCTCTGTCATGGACTCCCAAAAGGACCAGGAACCTTTCTGTCTGAAGTTTGCATGTTGGATTAATTGTATCACAATGTACCTATTTATTACTTCTACTGAGGAAATCCGACTTTCCATGCATGATCAATCATCAAATTTTGCACTAAGGTGCAGTCCCATGCCAGATTGCCTCAGCAATAACAGGCCAATATAGTAcgaaaggtggcgctacagcaagCCTCTAAAGTTTTTAGGACTCATATCACATaaccatttttaattgcaaatctaaatttttccaattttcatttaatcaaaaggaaattggtcacaaaattaaaagaatttaaagtgaaaattcTTCGTGGACTATCTGTCACTAACTGCTTGGACATTGTCTGTGCCTGACACATTTGATATATTATTCCAACAGaggtgcaaactagggcacaaatACTGTATAGGGAAATTACTTATTTTCCCACTTTAATTCTGTGGCcatcttgagatcaaactggtcaaTATTTGGCCTCTGAGCTAAAACGAGATTGACACTCCtgacgtttatttatttatttatttcttggcTGGTGTCTGGAAAGGATGGTTATAGGTGCTCCTGTCTTAGCAAGGATGGACAGAAAATACGTGATGGGTTCAGAGAGGCTCCAAACCCCCACTACACTGTGTTGCCATTAGTCTCACCCACTGAAAACTTCAGCTATATCCGGTGAATTTGAGTAATTATTGCTCAAGAAATGTAGCGCATTAATAACAAAACACCAGGATGAAGTGTAGTGCATTTAAATTATGGCCACACACCTAATTACCGCTTGCCCAACCGCCTGCATTGTTTTTCATATGTGGAAATGAGTCAgaccacatacagtatgtaagtaTGTTGCTAAGTTAAACCAAGCACTCTGTATTTCTTTGATATTTCCTTGTGTGGTTTCACAGCAGCTCTGTATAATTGATAATAATCTGGATGTTAGGCAGACCTGCCAATGCTCTCACCCCCCACAACACagaatatactatactataggtAGGATCAGAGCTGGACTCCACCAGCTCTTTGTATGTGAGAAATTAGCTTTTTAAATTCCAATGTATGTAGGACTAATTCAGTCAAGCTTGAACAGCATCCACAGGTCAGTTATTGTATTTCCCCTCACGTTCAATATGTATAATCTGTATGTTGTTCACAAGTCTATCAGTCTGCCTGTAATGAGTCATACCTGCTCCAATTTACCACCAGAATTATGTATGAAGTTAAGTTGCTATTATTCCTATACAGTAGTAGTAATTAGGAAGAAAGGCGGCATCAGAGATTATCATAGTGTTTCAGTTCTTTATTAGTCAGTCCAACAAAACCAGTGAGCTCACATTTCTGCTCCTGTGTTTTATGGAGGGAAAGTCTTTCAGGCATAGCAGCAGCGTTGACAGACTCCGTCTCTGCAGCATTTGCCACACACCAGTCCACGCTTCTGTCTGTTGTTAGAGAGCGTCTGTGTAAAAGATGAAACATATCACCATCATTACTTTTTCTGCATTGCTTCCATTTAGTACAGAGGAGCCCAAACTGGTTCCTATGGCCTCTGATTCCAAGGAGAGGCTGTTACTATGCTGTCTGTACAGCTTCAGATCAGAGGCAGGTGTGTTGGACCAGAGACATATGTAAAACCTGCAGAACTGTGGCCCTTCAGGATCATGTTtggaccatacctgtcaagtatccctttttggccgggaaactcacgtattttacccctctttcccgccatcttcctgtattattattttcccataaatatcccgtattttaatgtaataataattaaatatgccTTACTGAACTGAATGCCATCACGAgcctcacgagaactgccacctgaaatggcctgagtgacagttcttgtgagattagtgctgacagcagcaacaaaccctgaaacaactcagaaaagagatgatgaatgaagacgttccggctaaaaaactaagaactggtgtaaatacgttgtaaaatatgacagagtttatcttcctaaagagcagcagatgggacacagttacacgttctgttagattaataactgagattttaacgtctcccacagcggaaggaaccacgtaagtcaccatgaaaagtccaccaatcacaagctccataaatatacactgctttataaagtgttaaaggatgtaaagtctgtaataaatgtgtctaataagtcattagtgaataccagagaaccacatgagtgagcatgagaaattaaaagaaaatgtataatgaaaataaaatgtaaatgtctaacataaagacaagcaatgtgaaatgaacagtaaatatgcaacatgttgacttatatataaactgtaagtatattaaattaacacatgtgcttcatatacacattaatgttattatttaggctgttttatatttgagttttctattttggtgatatagaaaactataatatttcatatatcatatgaaacaaaatacgagttttaagagtcgctgcttttacttctcagaacaacatgtaacgctcagttagatgattaatgagtgtcacatattgatcagctgtttgttaataaatgagcctgtgtagcattttacatcagcaaatttaacacagaattgtttttctggtcaaactttttttaataaaattatctagatttatattgtatatcaccgtTTTGAGAAAagatattgagatatgagttttagtccatattgcccagccctagtaggaatgttcacagcatttcagtgttaataaaggtcgacctaccagattctaatcacatcattgtatttagtaagtgtttGACAAgcggctattttagatttattgtacacttgtcttaaaatataaggaatactggagcttgtttgggcgggtgggacgacATGTAGcaggcgccagaaaatttcccttattttcaaatccaaaacttgacaggtatggtttgGACACCTTTGGTTTGTTACATCAGTGCATTTTTCAACTCCCTTACTCTGTGGCTCTTACCTTCATGGAGTCCATCACAGTCTCATCCATGGCACCACCTGGATTTGCAAAAAAGATGGTCTCCTCCAGTTCTTCACCCTGTAAACCAGATGGAAGATTGTCCACATTAGTACAACAAATCCTGACATGGCTGTAAGAGAATTCAGCTGGAGATGTGACCTGAAGGACTGGGACAGCAGAGCTCTGCTGGCTGCACATCACTGTGAGCACGATGGCCACTGCAACAAACACACTCAGAGTCTTCATCTCTACACTCTCAGCAGATCCACAAGATGTCAGATTTCTGTTAGGGACGCTTGTCAGCTTTTGAACATGTTCAACTGCAGAGTGTGAAGATATTTATACCCATTGGACCTCTGTTGCCTCATCACTGGGTTTTCAACATTGAAGAAAGCACTTTTTGAGTAATTGTTCTTGTTGACATTGACTCACTCTTACTGCTGTCCTTGTGGAGCCTTTTTATTGATCTGATCATATGAATTAACACTTGTACCCCGTCATCTCAGTATATCACCAGTGGTGGATAGAGTAAACAACAAaggtactcaagtaaaagtactgttatgTCATAATACAATTACTCAATTAGAAATAAAAGTACTCATGGAAATAAGCACTTGtgttaaagtaaaaaagtacctTGTAAAACAGCTACTTATGTTGTGAGTAACTTCAGATGCAATTTATTTCTTCAAAAACAAAGTATGACTCCCTGAATGAGAGGTTTGGATATATTCATAATGATACTTACATCACCTTTTTAAACAGGCCTTTCCTACATAGCACGCTACTCTCTGTTTCCTTTCATTCTCTTTTGATTGTTTATATCAATGCATGTTTTCATTGTATTCATTcagattttattgtttattattttattttttcaatgtaagTTGACCTTGAGAGGTTTTGAAAGGTCCCTAAGAAATAAaattccttattattattattattattaaactgaAGAGTACACAGCTGTAAACAAAGATCACAAACAAATGATCACAGCCTTTTCTGACATTTCATAGTTTATCCTCTGCAAAGTGTGTGTCAGTTTGTATTTGTTGACATTGGCACAGCAGAAATGTGAAACCAGTGGATCAACAAGCAGGATCATCAGTGGGAAATGTAGTTATTGCAGCATAGTTTACGGTAAGAGCTGATTATGTAATCAGAAATTACATAGTTGGTCAAGATTGTATAGTTCTTAGTTGAAATCAATATCAGGGAATAGTACATCAgctattaaaaacatgtttaacttTAATTACACTGCTGACTCATCATAGCTGCTTTATTCTGCCCAAGATAAAGCAAGAGAGATCAAGATACATGTAAATAATTTTGACTAAgtgtaaaagtaaataaatattactccAAATATTGGAATATCTGTTTACTTTTCTCACACACAATCTTTCAAAACAGGCCAAAACTGAGCATGTGATAATCATCTGTAAATACTATTTAATGTTAACATATAAAGTGTTCTATGTGTatgtttattgtctttttgaGACCAGAAATTCCTTCTTGTGattcacaaaaaaaactgtctaTCAAATGAACCTTCTTTACTTTATAGTCCAATGGGTAGCAGTGGAACTATTGAACTGGACATGCTGGGAGAcacactcagtggtgtggtgatCCTCAGAAAAGTGGGTATACtcattttttgcccttttttacataaacaGAAAAACTCCCGATTTTAGAATGTGACAGTGAAGAccactttatttgtaaaatatattcaACATAAGGCAATCATGGTGTTTCACTTATATTGttgaatatttattaatgtattaattaaaaactttaaatgtgAACTTTACAATGCATCCTCGTTCATATTTCACCTTGAATTAAAAACACAGCATAACTAGTCAGATAAACTCACAAGTGCActgtcttaaatttaattaattggttTTTCAACAGCTGAACACTGTTTTTGCacatgtatgtattttattttttttcagtggatacggaaagtattcagacccctttaaatatttcactctttgtttcattgaaatttttgcaaattaataaaaaagaaaaactgaaatatcacatggttataagtattcagaccctttacTGTGACACTCATATTTTACTCACATACTGTCCAtttcttctgatcctccttGAGATGGTTCTGCTCCGTCATTAGAGTCcagctgtgtttaattaaactgaTTGGACTTGATTAGGAAAgacacacacctgtctatagaagaccttacagctcacagtgcatGTCAGAGCAAATGAGAATCATGAGGTTGAAGGACCTGCCcaaggagctcagagacagaattgTGGCAAGGCACACAATTTCTGCAGCACTCAAGGTTCCTAAAAGCACGGTGGCCTCCATAATCcttaaatggaagaagttttGGACGACCAGAACTCTTCCTAGACCTGGCAGTCCAGCCAAACTGAGCAATCGTGGGAGAAGAGCCTTGGTGAGAGAGATAAAGAAGAACTCAAAGATCACTGTGGCTGAGCTCCAGAGATGCAGTAAGGAGATGGgagaaagttccacaaagtcaactatcactGCAGCCCTCCACCAGTCAGGGCTTTATGGCAGAGTGGCACGACAGAAGCCTCTCCTCAGTGCAAGACATATGAAAGCCTGCATAGagtttgccaaaaaacacatgaaggatTCCAAACTATGAGAAATAAgattctctggtctgatgagaccaagattgaaCTTTTTGGTGTTAATTCTAAGCGGTATGTGTGGAGAAAACcaggcactgctcatcacctgcccaatacaatcccaacagtgaaacatggtggtggcagcatcatgctatgggggtgtttttcagctgcagggacaggacAACTGGCTGCAattgaaggaaagatgaatgTGGCCAAGTACAGTGAtgtcctggaagaaaacctcttccagagtgctgaggacctcagactgggccgaaggttcaccttccaacaagacaatgaccctaagcacacagctaaaataacaaaagtGTGGCTTTGGAACAACTCTGTGACCATTCTTGactggcccagccagagccctgacctaaacccaattgagcatctctggagagacctgaaaatggctgtccaccaacgttcaccatccaacctgacagaactggagaGGATCTGCAAGGAATAATGGCAAAGGATCCCCAAATCTAGGTGTGAAAAACTTGTTGCATCATTCTCAAGAAGACTCATGGCTGTACTTGCTCAAAAGGGTGCTTCTACTCAATACTGAGCAAAGCATAtttcagattttcttttttaataattttgcaaaaaattctacatttctggttttttctgtcaatatggGGTGCTGactgtacattaatgagaaataaaatgaactttttttattttagcaaatggctgtaatgaaacagagtgaaaaaatttaaagGAGTCTAAATACTTGATACTTGATCTtcattcaaatattttttttaaaatcctgcTACAAAAGCAGGTCTAGGCATGCTATCAAACAGTGGTGGTGCAAGTTCTGGCATTCAATGTACGACCATCCTCCAGCACATAGGAACATGCTgtctgagtgggcgtgtcttacttcTACAGCATATTTAAGGCATTTCTTGAATTTCCTTCCTAGTGGCAGGTcggcagaaagcaggggtttagttactctaagtataatgctaagaaatgttctGGTCTCCTCATCTCTTTAAATGGACCGCGCCATGTTTTAttggagagcagtggtcatgttcttgacttccggcagctgagctgacagcagcaaaagagcagagcggagctcacagaggaatttatttactaaacatgaactttttcttctgagaaatgatacgatacctcaacatcaaactctatcatttaccatctgactctggctctgaggtaatcatctactgcttttttatttgctggctcaactggaaagctaagtagcaagctagctagctacaagtagcaagctaactagcagaagaatggctctttccacaacagaatacagcagtcttctccaaaagattactgaactggagactacagtgcgaggaatacaagtaaacattgaggttaatggacactgtggatatgataatgatacgactgtgccgctgtttcaaaacagcggagtggataaagctaactcgctaccagcccgtgctaacaaagctatcaggcctagggaggatcctgttcccgttgataagccaacaggtgcgagtcctccctggaatactctgggagctaagcctaagaaaaagtcatatccacttcaaaggctaacgggccgagcaaagcgccctgatatcaataatgagacggactggcctgcactggcttcgcagactgcagcctcaacatcaactcccttgtctgcccaggcacaaaagtggacatctgctaaaggcaggagtatcaccaagtcacaaacccagtttcatgtagaactgggtaatcgattcgccccactgctgaatgacctaggatctggctctaatgaggtcaacacacaaccttctggaactgcgaagactgaaagtgcttcaggaaaacaaaagcgacatggtaggccaaagcaacaacctcacacactgatagtgggagacgtttctgttaaagatagtcagaagatgtttagcagcaacgtgaaagtgatctgcttacctaatgacacagtatcagacctggctgacaaaatcttgcatatcgttgcagattacccacatttgaaaaatgttgtgattcattttgggttaaatgatttagccaaggaggagtctgaggtgttaaagctggatttcacccatctgctaaaaactgtgagctgtatacagcctaaagtgttcatcagtggcccgatacctccagtccgcaaaggagatctgaaattctcaaggatttactctttgaataaatttctgtcttcggcttgtgctgccctttcactaaattttatagaaaattttcctattttttgggaacgtcgtcatctttttagagcagatggactgtgtctaaacaaggctggagtaaaactcttcacatccaacttgttttacttcaccagtcacactgctatcagttctgataaagacagaggacaacatgtaccatcggagaacaaaacaacaaggaaagaacatggagtcaatgagcttccagcaagaaataaaaatcgccaaaatgaagaggtcaacccaacccccgcatctcaggacccacctgcttcaccccaaaattcacctacttccacctcatccagcttctctcctacccctgccttcttggatttaactgcccagatgaacgagctggttctggctggcacaagactaacaccccaccctttaccccaccatggtcaatctgcaccacccatccctcctcgaagataccaggctcaggatcactcttctcctcaggccagctgtgttcaacttagagcgacacaggcctgatgtgtgctgggtccagactgcaatagctctatttttaggaacaaccagaaaaagtcagggccctatggagttaatgcagcttctttaattcctgtggtgacaggtaacacaggtaaaattgtgaaattaaagaaaagcaaaaagctttatagagataaaaatttgactcctataacatgtcatccaaaaagtccaccagtgtctccagtaaagtttttaaaattagctcttcttaatgttagatctcttgttaacaagtcactaataattaatgattttattttgacacatcacttggactttttatttcttaatgaaacatggttgaatgatggtatcagtaatactattctcaatgaaagtgcgccacaagactttatttatttaaataagtgtcgtacttgcaggaaaggtggtggagttgctgccatttttaaatcaatatttcagtgcaaagaaataacatttggtgattttatctcctttgaatatatgtcattcttactgaagggtgattcaagagttctgtttttagtcgtttatagacccccaaaatattctggagaattcatggatgagttcgctgaactgctgtcagttgtatgcactgaatacaactttttaataataacaggtgacttaaatattcatgtagacaataacatggacaatacttccaaagaactgtatgctttaatggatacttttggtcttacacaacatgtgactggtccgacacacactcaaggtcacactttggatctggttatctctaaaggtgttgatatctctgctgttgatgtaagagacttagctctatctgatcatttctgtgtcttttttgacctagagactgtaacatctgttccccctagttatgtgtgtttaaagaaaaggtacataaatgagaacacaagtgcacagtttatggaagccatagcaatgacaccaacattgagtgctgagacagttgatgatcttctggatgagtataatagaaacgtctgtaatgtcatagatgtggtggctccaatcaaaactaagagaaaaccaaacacacagaaaacaccttggaggaggactgagataatgcagaatttgaaatctgactgtagaagagctgagcgtaaatggagatcaacaaaactccaaattcatctagaactatacaaaataagtctgcgaaaattcaatgatggcttgttcaaagcaaggcagcaatacttttctgaaattattgccaaaaatgtcaacaactctcgcacgttgttttctgtaattgaaaagctcacaacccccccagatcagatagcccctgaattactgtcagctggaaaatgcaatgaatttgctgtatatttcaatgaaaaaatacaatcaataaggtcaaacatcagaacaaaccagcaaaatcacaaaaagcttgaacagcttcaaccactgagggatgagtcaattacaatgttagagtttattacagtgaacccaaaaacaatagaggaaactgttcagcagctgaatccatcaacgtgttgccttgacacaataccctcaaacttctttaaaactgttgtaaagtcaattgtcactgatctgtgtcagataattaactgctcattccaatcaggcaccgtaccaaaatccctgaaagtagctgctgtgaaaccgctgttaaaaaagagaacactggatgcctctatactggctaactatagaccaatcagcaaccttccattcatggccaagatcattgagaaggtggtcttcaaccaactgagtcaattcttaacattcaacaaaatatttgataaatttcagtcaggttttcgttctcatcacagcactgaaactgctcttatcaaagtgatcaatgacataaggttgaacactgattcaggaaaagtatctgttctcattctgttggatctaagtgctgcatttgacactgtagatcatacaattttgttgcacagattgcaaacatgggtcggactaaatggaaaagtaatgcaatggtttaagtcatacttggaggagcgaagctattttgtaagcattggaaactttgaatctgacagattaccaatgtcctgtggggttcctcagggatctgttcttggaccccttctgtttaacctttacatgcttcctttaggacaaattttacagaactgtaaggttgattatcagagctatgcagatgacacacaactatatctatcactgaacccagatgaccatggtcccattgaggtgttgtgtgactgtttagaaaaagtaaactgctggatgagtgaaaacttccttcaactaaaccatgacaagacggaggtgattgtctttggtaacaaggaaaagaggactgctgtcagcaattatcttgagtctcgatctttaaaagctaaagaccaagtcaaaaaccttggtgttctgattgactcagatcttacattcagcagtcagatcaaatctatcacaaaaacagccttctaccacctaaagaacatctccagagtgaaaggtttaatggctcagaaagatcaggagaaactggtccatgcttttatctccagcagactggactattgtaatggtcttctgacaggaatcccccaaaagagcatcaaacagctacagctggttcagaacgctgcagctcgggtcttaaccagaacaaagaggtcagagcacattactccagttttaaagtctttacactggctcccagtcagcctcagaatagactttaaagttctgctgctggtgtataaatctgtgaatgggtttggtccagaatacatcagtgacatgttggtcaggtatgaacccagcaggtctctcagatctatggacacaggtcagatagtggagcccagagctcacagtaaacatggtgatgctgcttttagttgttatgctgcaaagaagtggaacaaactgccagcggagctgaagtcagcatccaatgtgaacatttttaaatcaaagttaaaggcactttttttctctactgcatatgattgagagagagattttttgtcatgttgttgatgtaatgatgattttactgatgattttaattgattttactgatgattttaattgttcttattgatttaaatgttcttattgattttaaacaattgaatgttttatcatgtaaagcacattgagttgccttgagtatgaaatgcgctatataaataaatttgccttgccttgccttgccttgccttgccatgTGACCAGTTACGTAACATCATGTGgtgttatttgtggaaaaagtgtttccatagtgcttttgtgacaattttaatatcaaaacatctgaaattcctactcatgaaagcataaaaactttttaacgatatttgagtgtttgtttttttattcagttgtttccattaccagtttttattgcgcatttccaagagtaatggaaaaGCAGCTACATTTTGTTGAATGGTGTTACGCCCCAGTCTAGGAGCTCCAAGACGAAACATAAAAACGTAATCGAAAAATAAAACTCGGTCTCCAAAAACCACCGACAACGGGTTCCACaattaacacaaatttattctTTAACAAAAAGAGGCCTGCCCCGCAggtaaaacatacaataaacaaGAATATGGCAAACAAcgaaaaaactgcacaaaacgcAGGAACTCAGAATATAAGAGAAggcaaaaataaagtgcactatATAATAAAGATACCAAGCTTAACAAACGACTTCGGAGACAGAGTTTCTAGACGAACAaagatgctgctgctgccaagGTTGGTGAACCTCGACTAACAGTTGCGCTGGTCTTTTCAAAAGTGGTGTAATCCTCCTCAGCCAATCAGGGTTGCCCACCACTCCTCCTGCTGGCAGCCAATCCTGGAGAGCATCATCAAAGCTGTTCCGTTGAAAGGACATCCCACTCTGTTACAGAAACACACCCCAGgcagcaaacaaacaacaagaacacaaactaaacactaAGTAACCGTGAGGGCCGTAACAAATGGTTATTCACCACACACagaatttaaatatacatttattcagttcatgGTTTTTACATGTGAACCAATTCACTTATATCAGTCTTCTGAAAATGCTttctaaaatgtgtatttaacaTGCAATGTTTCCAATATTGAAAGCTACTTTGCTCTGTCATGGACTTCCGAAAGGACAAGGGACCTTTCTGtctgaagtttgcatgttcgaAGCAAATTCCTGTTTCCTCCTACTGTcagaaaaacatgcatgttgAATTAATTGTATTAAAATGGACCCATTTATTACTTCTACTGAGGAAATCGAAGTACCATGAATGAAAAATCATCAAATTTTGCACTAAGGTGCAGTCCCATGCCAGATTGCCTCAGCAACAATAGGCCAATTT is a genomic window of Gouania willdenowi chromosome 16, fGouWil2.1, whole genome shotgun sequence containing:
- the LOC114478405 gene encoding hepcidin-like, producing MKTLSVFVAVAIVLTVMCSQQSSAVPVLQGEELEETIFFANPGGAMDETVMDSMKTLSNNRQKRGLVCGKCCRDGVCQRCCYA